From Actinomycetota bacterium, one genomic window encodes:
- a CDS encoding TIM barrel protein, with translation MDRRQQPGTPLGSWSVELAVCAEMVFLELPIIERVGRIADLGFQVEIWNWTTKDLDALAGSGAAFSSMTGYVTGTLIDDDGAAELLASAERSIAVAERLGCPRLNLHGTGLDPQGLPVRPVQEVTGAMWLAAARTLDRVAALGERAGVTFCLENLNTAVDHPGVPFARAADTLTLVEAVGRPGLRMMLDLYHAQIGEGNLIELLRRAGPLIGEIQVADVPGRCEPGTGEINYPAIAAALQELGYRGTVGLEAWASGDSEQALARFRAAFTRSGASKPRGAEQ, from the coding sequence ATGGACCGACGGCAACAACCCGGGACGCCATTGGGATCGTGGTCGGTCGAGCTGGCCGTGTGCGCCGAGATGGTCTTCCTCGAACTGCCGATCATTGAGCGGGTGGGACGGATCGCTGACTTGGGATTCCAAGTTGAGATCTGGAACTGGACGACTAAGGACCTCGACGCCCTGGCCGGCAGCGGCGCGGCGTTCTCGTCGATGACCGGCTACGTCACCGGCACCCTCATCGACGACGACGGCGCCGCCGAGCTGCTGGCCTCGGCCGAGCGGTCGATCGCGGTCGCCGAGCGGCTTGGCTGCCCCCGGCTGAACCTGCACGGCACCGGGCTGGACCCCCAGGGCCTACCCGTACGACCCGTGCAGGAGGTCACCGGGGCGATGTGGCTGGCCGCGGCCCGCACCTTGGACCGGGTGGCCGCCCTGGGGGAGCGGGCGGGGGTGACCTTCTGCCTGGAGAACCTCAACACCGCCGTCGACCACCCGGGGGTGCCGTTCGCCCGCGCCGCCGACACCCTCACGCTGGTCGAGGCGGTCGGGCGGCCCGGGCTGCGGATGATGCTGGACCTGTACCACGCCCAGATCGGCGAGGGGAACCTGATCGAGCTGCTGCGGCGGGCGGGGCCGCTGATCGGCGAGATCCAGGTGGCGGATGTGCCCGGCCGCTGTGAGCCCGGCACCGGGGAGATCAACTACCCGGCCATCGCCGCCGCCCTGCAGGAGCTGGGCTACCGCGGCACCGTCGGGTTGGAGGCGTGGGCGTCGGGGGACAGCGAGCAGGCCCTGGCCCGGTTTCGCGCCGCCTTCACCAGGTCTGGTGCCTCCAAGCCGAGAGGAGCTGAGCAATGA
- a CDS encoding IS630 family transposase, with amino-acid sequence MPLSAAALPIGPDDLARLRRWSSATRAPAVVVQRAKILLLAAEGAANTEIAERLDVSRPTVIAWRKRYLREGLAHGLADRPRRGRPQTVRRDRRAEILATTLAPPPEALGVTHWSSRLLAAELGVSHSTVARVWAEHDLRPWQTETFRFSTDPELEAKVRDVVGLYLDPPAHAIVLCVDEKSQIQALERTQPVQPLAPGRVERRTHDYLRHGTTTLFAALEVATGRVTDACQPRHRHSEFLGFLKLVARAYPRRQLHVVLDNYATHKHERVQAWLAKHPRVRLHFTPTYASWLNLVEVFFAIIERQALRRGDFASVEELVAVIGRFCDGWNQRCQPFCWTKDAEQLLATLKRPTGSG; translated from the coding sequence ATGCCGTTGTCTGCCGCTGCCTTGCCCATAGGTCCTGATGACCTGGCCAGGTTGCGGCGCTGGTCGAGCGCGACCCGAGCTCCTGCCGTGGTGGTCCAGCGGGCCAAGATTCTGCTGCTGGCCGCCGAAGGCGCGGCCAACACCGAGATCGCCGAGCGGCTCGACGTCTCCCGGCCAACTGTCATCGCCTGGCGTAAGCGCTACCTGCGTGAGGGGCTCGCCCACGGCCTGGCCGACCGACCCCGCCGTGGCCGTCCCCAAACGGTTCGCCGTGACCGGCGGGCAGAGATCCTGGCCACCACGCTGGCCCCACCGCCCGAGGCGCTGGGCGTGACCCACTGGTCGAGTCGGCTGCTGGCCGCCGAACTGGGGGTCAGCCACAGCACCGTGGCCCGGGTGTGGGCCGAGCACGACCTCAGGCCCTGGCAGACCGAGACGTTCAGGTTCTCCACCGATCCGGAGCTGGAGGCCAAGGTCCGGGATGTGGTCGGGCTGTATCTCGACCCGCCCGCCCATGCAATCGTGCTGTGTGTGGATGAGAAGTCCCAGATCCAGGCGCTGGAACGCACCCAGCCAGTTCAGCCACTGGCGCCAGGACGAGTCGAGCGGCGCACTCACGACTACCTCCGCCACGGCACGACCACCCTCTTTGCGGCGCTGGAGGTCGCCACCGGGCGGGTGACCGACGCATGCCAGCCGCGCCATCGGCATAGCGAGTTCCTGGGGTTCCTCAAGCTGGTCGCCCGCGCCTATCCCCGTCGGCAGCTGCATGTGGTGCTGGACAACTACGCCACCCACAAGCACGAGCGGGTGCAGGCATGGCTGGCCAAGCATCCGCGGGTCCGGCTGCACTTCACCCCGACCTATGCCTCCTGGCTGAACCTGGTCGAGGTGTTCTTCGCCATCATCGAACGCCAGGCGCTGCGCCGCGGCGACTTCGCCAGCGTGGAGGAGTTGGTCGCGGTCATCGGTCGCTTCTGCGACGGGTGGAACCAACGCTGTCAACCGTTCTGCTGGACCAAGGACGCCGAGCAGCTCCTGGCCACGCTCAAGCGTCCCACCGGCTCGGGTTAG